A portion of the Stigmatella aurantiaca DW4/3-1 genome contains these proteins:
- the lysA gene encoding diaminopimelate decarboxylase — MTSFQYKKGALHAESVPLGAIAEAVGTPTYVYSQAALTGHFQVLDKAFGESPHLICYSVKANSTLAVLGLFAGMGSGFDIVSGGELARVRQARGDMGKTVFAGVGKTQEEMARALAAGILLFNVESAEELEALDAVGRQAGRRAPFGLRVNPDVDARTHRYISTGLKTSKFGVPFEEAVALYARARKMKGVRALGVDCHIGSQLTRTAPVKAALSKVAGLYAELKAQGHPLEYLDIGGGLGITYADETPPSPQEYARTVLEVVKGTGARLILEPGRSLVGNAGVLLTRVLYRKQAPAKTFVVVDAGMNDLIRPALYEAHHALLPVVKQRGKAVEVDVVGPVCESTDVLARARPLVLPRQGALFAVMSAGAYGMSMASTYNSRPRPAEVLVEGTAWRVVRERERDEDLWRRERA; from the coding sequence ATGACTTCCTTCCAGTACAAGAAGGGCGCGCTCCACGCGGAGTCCGTCCCCCTGGGGGCCATCGCCGAGGCGGTGGGCACCCCCACGTATGTCTACTCCCAGGCCGCCCTCACCGGGCACTTCCAGGTGCTGGACAAGGCCTTTGGAGAGTCCCCCCACCTCATTTGCTACTCGGTGAAGGCCAACAGCACCCTGGCGGTGCTGGGCCTGTTCGCCGGGATGGGCAGTGGCTTCGACATCGTCTCCGGCGGTGAGCTCGCCCGGGTGCGGCAGGCCCGGGGGGACATGGGCAAGACGGTGTTCGCCGGGGTGGGCAAGACGCAGGAGGAGATGGCCCGGGCGCTTGCCGCCGGCATCCTCCTGTTCAACGTGGAGAGCGCCGAGGAGCTGGAGGCGCTCGATGCCGTGGGGCGCCAGGCGGGGCGCCGCGCGCCCTTCGGCCTGCGCGTCAACCCGGACGTGGACGCACGCACCCACCGCTACATCTCCACGGGGTTGAAGACGTCCAAGTTCGGCGTGCCCTTCGAGGAGGCGGTGGCCCTCTATGCCCGCGCCCGGAAGATGAAGGGCGTGCGCGCCCTGGGCGTGGACTGCCACATCGGCTCGCAGCTCACCCGCACGGCGCCGGTGAAGGCCGCGCTCTCCAAGGTCGCGGGGCTCTACGCGGAGCTGAAGGCCCAGGGCCATCCGCTGGAGTACCTGGACATCGGCGGGGGGCTGGGCATCACCTACGCGGACGAGACGCCGCCGTCGCCTCAGGAGTACGCCCGCACCGTGCTGGAGGTGGTGAAGGGCACCGGGGCCCGTCTCATCCTGGAGCCAGGCCGGTCGCTGGTGGGCAATGCCGGGGTGCTGCTCACGCGCGTGCTGTACCGCAAGCAGGCGCCCGCGAAGACCTTCGTGGTGGTGGATGCGGGCATGAACGATCTCATTCGCCCGGCGCTCTACGAGGCGCACCACGCCTTGCTGCCGGTGGTGAAGCAGCGGGGCAAGGCCGTCGAGGTGGATGTGGTGGGGCCCGTGTGCGAGTCCACCGATGTGCTGGCCCGGGCGCGGCCGTTGGTGCTCCCCCGGCAGGGCGCACTATTCGCGGTGATGAGCGCTGGCGCGTATGGCATGAGCATGGCTTCTACTTACAACTCGCGTCCGCGTCCGGCGGAGGTGTTGGTGGAGGGGACTGCCTGGCGGGTAGTGCGCGAGCGCGAGCGCGATGAGGATCTCTGGCGTCGTGAGCGGGCCTGA
- a CDS encoding TIGR04551 family protein, with translation MSHVLLAALLVASATATAQTSPPAPVPESATPAATPSAAPASAPPAPAAEGVSSASPLSAEAEAELARRLEAAKAEMREEIRAQIATQSLATASESNWQSEFTEERRKLEIFTLDGYLRLRPNLFYKFDLGQAPGRRLFPFTSPRSPSENTQAGTNMRLRLEPTFNVSEEVRIKLQVDALDNILLGSTPDSSFTGSDRDIYTIFSESQTPPASAINAFKDSISVKRAYGEVSTPVGMLRFGRMGSHWGLGMLRNDGNCVDCDFGDNVDRIQFVTEPFAGFYVTPMVDFNSEGVSSEVRNAEREPVDLTNADDSHSYVLAIARRDTDQQVRAKLDNNQGVLNYGLHFTYRTQRWEATGYEGGNFQGNTPTTAGFVPRDAKLYVPDLWLRYEERLWRLEVELAVMYGSIGNRALTLEGSVDPAQNQDLRILQFGGVAQGEYRLLNAKLKLGLELGVASGDRAAGFGNSPRRRVANENNEQLDGPQFNCAVGGCSDDAIRNFRFNRAYRVDLILWRELIGGLTDAVYLKPSLKYSIADGFDVYGSVIYSQAIYAESTPSRTSKSLGVEVDIGARYETEDGFIAGIDWGILFPMSGLQDQGIPLDFETAQAVRGTLGIRF, from the coding sequence ATGTCCCACGTCCTGCTGGCGGCGCTGCTCGTCGCCTCCGCCACGGCCACCGCCCAGACGTCCCCGCCGGCGCCGGTGCCCGAGAGCGCGACGCCCGCAGCCACCCCGTCCGCTGCCCCTGCGTCCGCCCCGCCCGCCCCCGCCGCCGAGGGCGTCTCCTCCGCTTCGCCGCTGTCTGCCGAGGCCGAGGCGGAGCTGGCCCGCCGGCTGGAAGCGGCCAAGGCCGAGATGCGTGAGGAGATCCGCGCGCAGATCGCCACCCAGTCACTGGCCACCGCCTCCGAGTCCAACTGGCAGTCGGAGTTCACCGAGGAGCGGCGCAAGCTGGAGATCTTCACGCTGGACGGCTACCTGCGCCTGCGGCCGAACCTCTTCTACAAGTTCGACCTGGGCCAGGCCCCCGGCCGCCGGCTGTTCCCGTTCACCTCGCCGCGCTCGCCCTCGGAGAACACGCAGGCCGGCACCAACATGCGTCTGCGGCTGGAGCCCACCTTCAACGTCTCCGAGGAGGTCCGCATCAAGCTCCAGGTGGACGCGCTGGACAACATCCTCCTGGGCTCGACGCCGGACAGCTCCTTCACCGGCAGCGACCGGGACATCTATACGATTTTCTCCGAGAGCCAGACGCCGCCCGCCTCGGCCATCAACGCCTTCAAGGATTCGATCTCCGTCAAGCGCGCCTACGGCGAGGTCTCCACCCCGGTGGGCATGCTGCGTTTTGGCCGCATGGGCAGCCACTGGGGCCTGGGCATGCTGCGCAATGACGGCAACTGCGTGGACTGCGACTTCGGCGACAACGTGGACCGCATCCAGTTCGTCACCGAGCCGTTCGCCGGCTTCTACGTGACGCCCATGGTCGACTTCAACTCGGAGGGCGTCTCCAGCGAGGTCCGCAACGCCGAGCGCGAGCCGGTGGATCTGACGAACGCGGATGACAGCCACAGCTACGTGCTGGCCATTGCCCGGAGGGACACCGACCAGCAGGTGCGGGCCAAGCTGGACAACAACCAAGGCGTGCTCAACTACGGCCTGCACTTCACCTACCGCACGCAGCGCTGGGAGGCCACGGGCTACGAGGGGGGCAACTTCCAGGGCAACACCCCCACCACCGCGGGCTTCGTGCCCCGGGACGCCAAGCTGTACGTGCCAGACCTGTGGCTGCGCTACGAGGAGCGCCTGTGGCGCCTCGAGGTGGAGCTGGCCGTCATGTACGGCAGCATCGGCAACCGTGCGCTGACGCTGGAGGGTTCGGTCGATCCGGCGCAGAACCAGGACCTGCGCATTCTCCAGTTTGGTGGCGTGGCCCAGGGCGAGTACCGGCTGCTCAACGCGAAGCTCAAGCTGGGGCTGGAGCTCGGCGTCGCCTCGGGTGACAGGGCCGCGGGCTTCGGCAACTCCCCGCGCCGCCGTGTCGCCAACGAGAACAACGAGCAGCTCGATGGGCCGCAGTTCAACTGCGCCGTGGGCGGATGCAGCGACGACGCCATCCGCAACTTCCGCTTCAACCGCGCCTACCGCGTGGACCTCATCCTGTGGCGCGAGCTGATTGGCGGCCTCACCGACGCCGTCTACCTCAAGCCGTCGTTGAAGTACTCGATCGCGGACGGCTTCGATGTGTACGGCTCCGTCATCTACTCGCAGGCGATCTACGCGGAGTCCACGCCGTCCAGGACCAGCAAGAGCCTGGGCGTGGAGGTGGACATCGGGGCGCGCTACGAGACGGAGGACGGCTTCATCGCCGGCATCGACTGGGGCATCCTCTTCCCGATGAGCGGCCTGCAGGACCAGGGCATCCCCCTGGACTTCGAGACCGCGCAGGCGGTCCGCGGCACGCTGGGGATTCGTTTCTAG
- the mutM gene encoding bifunctional DNA-formamidopyrimidine glycosylase/DNA-(apurinic or apyrimidinic site) lyase yields the protein MPELPEVEIARRNLVRWIGPRRVVKAEADDTRVFRGAERARFSALKGRVESLERRGKYLLWTFEAGRGLLAHLGMTGKFVRRQKGQPEPYSRARFHLEDGTVIHFRDPRLFGRMEPVPASELRALEAIQSLGRDPLEDGLTGPQLAEAVGTSRQDLKVALMDQGRLAGLGNIHAAEALFRAGLHPARKPDTLTPEDWKRLARAIHATIAFGLEEQEGEEPVYLEDGGAENVFRVYGRAGQPCQVCQSPVESFTQAGRTTHVCPECQPLKAQRPGRKRAPGR from the coding sequence ATGCCCGAGCTCCCAGAGGTAGAGATCGCCCGGCGGAACCTGGTACGTTGGATTGGCCCGCGCCGCGTGGTGAAGGCCGAGGCGGACGACACCCGGGTTTTCCGAGGGGCGGAGCGTGCGCGGTTCTCCGCGCTCAAGGGGCGGGTCGAGTCCCTGGAGCGCCGGGGCAAGTACCTGCTGTGGACCTTCGAGGCGGGCCGCGGCCTGCTGGCCCACCTGGGGATGACCGGAAAGTTCGTTCGCCGGCAAAAAGGGCAGCCAGAGCCCTACAGCCGCGCCCGCTTCCACCTGGAGGATGGCACCGTCATCCACTTCCGTGACCCGCGCCTCTTTGGGCGGATGGAGCCCGTGCCCGCCTCGGAACTCCGGGCGTTGGAGGCCATCCAGTCGCTGGGAAGGGATCCGCTGGAGGATGGACTGACGGGGCCGCAGCTCGCGGAGGCGGTGGGCACCTCCCGGCAGGACCTGAAGGTGGCGCTGATGGACCAGGGGCGCCTCGCGGGCCTGGGCAACATCCACGCCGCCGAGGCGCTCTTCCGCGCGGGCCTGCACCCGGCGCGCAAGCCCGACACCCTCACCCCGGAGGACTGGAAGCGGCTGGCGCGGGCCATCCACGCGACCATCGCCTTCGGCCTGGAGGAGCAGGAGGGGGAAGAACCGGTTTACCTGGAGGATGGGGGGGCCGAGAACGTGTTCCGGGTGTATGGCCGGGCGGGCCAGCCCTGTCAGGTGTGCCAGTCCCCGGTGGAGTCCTTCACCCAGGCGGGCCGCACCACGCACGTCTGTCCGGAGTGCCAGCCGTTGAAGGCGCAACGCCCGGGGCGGAAGCGGGCGCCGGGGCGTTGA
- a CDS encoding superoxide dismutase — protein MVDKKYTPLKFPELKGLKGISDAVLETHFKLYEGYVNRANKLTESLSGLATQGEASGTNPVYAELTRRLGFEYNGMVLHEYYFGNLKPGGTPPGDRLKKAFEASFGSFENWLTDFKAVATMPGIGWAVTFQDPRNGWLSNHWITLHETNNIAGFTPIIVLDAWEHAFVPDYKANERAKYVDAYFSNIDYEAAQARLNVK, from the coding sequence ATGGTCGATAAGAAGTACACGCCGCTCAAGTTCCCGGAGCTCAAGGGCCTCAAGGGCATCAGCGATGCGGTCCTCGAAACGCACTTCAAGCTGTACGAGGGCTATGTCAACCGCGCCAACAAGCTCACCGAGAGCCTGTCGGGTCTGGCCACCCAGGGCGAAGCCTCCGGAACCAACCCCGTCTACGCGGAGCTGACGCGTCGCCTGGGCTTCGAATACAACGGCATGGTCCTTCACGAGTACTACTTCGGCAACCTGAAGCCGGGCGGTACCCCGCCGGGTGACCGGCTGAAGAAGGCGTTCGAGGCAAGCTTCGGCTCCTTCGAGAACTGGCTGACGGACTTCAAGGCCGTGGCCACCATGCCGGGCATCGGCTGGGCCGTCACCTTCCAGGATCCGCGCAACGGGTGGCTGTCCAACCATTGGATCACCCTGCACGAGACCAACAACATCGCGGGCTTCACGCCCATCATCGTCCTGGACGCGTGGGAGCACGCCTTCGTCCCGGACTACAAGGCCAACGAGCGCGCCAAGTACGTGGATGCGTACTTCTCCAACATCGATTACGAGGCCGCCCAGGCGCGGCTGAACGTGAAGTAG